In the genome of Elusimicrobiales bacterium, one region contains:
- a CDS encoding transglycosylase SLT domain-containing protein — protein MRFFAMLLSALIAIVCPATRAALAGDSPENDGVSISTDTASAGADMFAVSGDTASAGTEADRSTVAALNPEAGEAASSDGVSGGAGAASPPEAGNDVEVSSGSVSGGAGAPPVAANRKESLISQGGGISSAGWGGQSVEMRGASGGGSFSRLSGISGASGGSAAYKRLNTVYDGSVSFSGASASVRPARRSGAAVSRPSVRRSSRGRASSGGRAASGQSSLSGASRGSDGVYGCAPNSSGGNNGYRCKGPDFFKGAGNNHKYDAYFDEAAETRGNGMDPRLLKAVAAVESGFSAKVCSGVGACGLMQIMPATAAMAAKNGKYHDNPKKLSDPQTNIRLGATILNDLFDQMRKKYSSLRGVPNDKMPDWATQKVLWGYNAGPRALDWGKPKTGVTNYSADILTGRNIVTVE, from the coding sequence ATGAGATTTTTCGCCATGCTTTTATCCGCCTTGATTGCGATTGTCTGCCCTGCCACGCGGGCGGCGCTGGCCGGGGATTCTCCGGAAAACGACGGTGTTTCCATCAGCACAGACACGGCCTCTGCCGGTGCGGACATGTTTGCTGTCAGCGGGGATACGGCTTCCGCCGGCACGGAGGCGGACCGCAGCACGGTGGCTGCCCTAAATCCTGAAGCCGGAGAAGCGGCTTCATCGGATGGCGTTTCCGGCGGCGCGGGCGCAGCGTCTCCTCCCGAAGCTGGCAACGACGTGGAAGTGTCCTCCGGCAGTGTTTCCGGCGGCGCGGGGGCGCCTCCAGTGGCTGCAAACCGGAAGGAGTCCCTCATAAGCCAGGGGGGCGGTATATCTTCCGCGGGATGGGGCGGCCAGTCCGTTGAAATGCGCGGCGCTTCCGGCGGAGGCTCATTTTCCAGATTATCAGGCATATCCGGGGCGTCCGGCGGCTCGGCGGCTTACAAGCGGCTGAACACCGTCTATGACGGTTCTGTCTCGTTTTCCGGCGCTTCGGCGTCGGTGCGTCCGGCGCGGCGGTCCGGCGCGGCGGTTTCCAGGCCGTCGGTCCGGCGCAGTTCGCGGGGGCGGGCGTCTTCAGGCGGCCGCGCCGCTTCCGGGCAGTCCTCCTTGTCCGGCGCAAGCAGGGGTTCCGATGGCGTTTACGGCTGCGCTCCGAATTCCAGCGGCGGCAACAACGGCTACAGGTGCAAGGGGCCGGACTTTTTCAAGGGCGCCGGCAACAACCATAAATACGACGCGTACTTTGACGAAGCCGCCGAAACGCGCGGCAACGGCATGGACCCGCGCCTGCTCAAGGCCGTGGCTGCGGTGGAAAGCGGATTTTCAGCCAAAGTATGCAGCGGTGTCGGGGCCTGCGGCCTCATGCAGATAATGCCCGCCACCGCCGCGATGGCGGCCAAAAACGGCAAGTATCACGATAACCCGAAAAAATTGTCGGACCCGCAGACAAACATACGGTTGGGCGCCACGATACTCAACGACCTGTTTGACCAGATGCGGAAGAAGTATTCGTCGCTAAGGGGAGTTCCTAACGACAAAATGCCGGACTGGGCCACGCAGAAAGTTCTCTGGGGCTATAACGCCGGTCCCAGGGCGCTGGACTGGGGCAAACCCAAGACGGGCGTTACAAATTACAGCGCCGACATCCTGACGGGAAGGAATATCGTAACCGTAGAGTAA